From the Candidatus Hydrogenedentota bacterium genome, one window contains:
- a CDS encoding Gfo/Idh/MocA family oxidoreductase, with amino-acid sequence METTGNDGISRRHFLYGMGASLAAPAILPSAAFGADGAAAPNERIQIALIGAGGQGKGLTENAIKHKRVRIVAVCDVDKARLAEAKRLVDEYYGDQNCASHGDYREVLARDDVDAVIVATPDHWHAIICVEAAKRGKDIYCEKPLTWSLGEGRAVVKAVKENNRIFQVGSMQRSGRQFKQACEFVRNGYLGHISHILVSLPNYGNAIWVDEFPKPPEELDWEFYVGPATWTPFHPKRYHWDWRWWMSFGGGQMMDWIGHHGDIAHMAMDWDNTGPIEVEGVRWDPVTERNNLYDAPAQYHFECKYANGTTMTVANASNMPDVFKSNATGELGTMFFGDGGQWLYVDRSGIKASDDKLTKTRFKQSDFRFRREGNHMTDFIECVASREECIAPVNAGHRSASIGHLGKIACMLGAKFQWNPETETVVDNPALNGMLTRKYRGDWRLEA; translated from the coding sequence GTGGAAACGACAGGCAACGACGGGATTTCGAGGCGTCATTTTCTGTACGGGATGGGCGCGTCCCTGGCCGCACCAGCGATTCTGCCGTCGGCGGCGTTCGGCGCGGACGGCGCAGCGGCGCCGAACGAGCGCATTCAGATCGCGCTGATCGGCGCGGGAGGCCAAGGCAAGGGCCTGACGGAGAACGCTATCAAGCACAAGCGTGTGCGCATCGTCGCCGTTTGCGACGTGGACAAGGCGCGCCTTGCGGAGGCCAAGCGGTTGGTCGACGAGTACTACGGCGACCAGAATTGCGCTTCGCACGGCGACTACCGGGAAGTGCTTGCGCGCGACGATGTGGACGCGGTGATCGTGGCGACGCCGGACCACTGGCACGCGATCATATGCGTCGAAGCTGCGAAGCGGGGCAAGGACATCTACTGCGAAAAGCCGCTGACGTGGTCGCTTGGGGAAGGGCGCGCCGTCGTGAAGGCCGTGAAAGAGAATAATCGCATCTTCCAGGTAGGCAGCATGCAGCGGTCGGGCCGTCAGTTCAAGCAGGCGTGCGAATTTGTGCGCAACGGTTATCTTGGCCATATCAGCCACATCCTGGTCAGCCTGCCGAATTATGGCAACGCCATCTGGGTGGACGAGTTCCCGAAACCGCCGGAGGAACTGGACTGGGAGTTCTACGTGGGGCCGGCGACATGGACGCCGTTCCATCCGAAGCGCTATCACTGGGACTGGCGCTGGTGGATGAGTTTCGGCGGCGGCCAGATGATGGACTGGATCGGCCATCACGGCGATATCGCCCACATGGCGATGGATTGGGACAACACGGGCCCGATAGAGGTGGAAGGCGTGCGCTGGGACCCCGTGACGGAGCGGAACAACCTGTACGACGCGCCGGCCCAGTATCACTTCGAGTGCAAATACGCGAACGGGACGACGATGACGGTCGCCAACGCGAGCAACATGCCGGACGTGTTCAAGTCGAATGCCACGGGAGAATTGGGCACGATGTTCTTCGGCGACGGCGGCCAGTGGCTGTACGTGGACCGTAGCGGGATAAAGGCGAGCGACGATAAGCTGACCAAGACCCGGTTCAAACAGTCTGATTTCCGGTTCCGCCGCGAAGGCAACCACATGACCGACTTTATTGAGTGTGTCGCTTCGCGCGAGGAGTGCATCGCGCCGGTGAATGCGGGGCATCGCTCGGCCTCGATCGGGCATCTGGGCAAGATCGCGTGCATGCTTGGCGCAAAATTCCAGTGGAACCCGGAAACGGAGACCGTTGTCGACAATCCGGCGCTCAACGGCATGCTCACGCGCAAGTACCGCGGGGATTGGAGACTCGAAGCGTAG